From Neospora caninum Liverpool complete genome, chromosome VIII, a single genomic window includes:
- a CDS encoding putative paramyosin produces MLRQRHEQCENLSMQVEEFMSELELLQSLKADKENMLSVLLTQAGVSPALSGTVVDRATATLTALETEILQQEQACQFLLDAAKRARFHDAALKEEIDVVAQEIQTSEAVLLCTEEERRTCSNMTAELLQKLQAEIGTKEHALEELAKLQRLVEQTKTKKEKQEALSVDVHDRYNREHTKKIEEIMAPNSIVRTALEQREVAECDAMFRAESIRLRSELSQKVDETRKKLSEEKDALRKEDEHVAHLRAELERKSLLPFADNDAEEGGPITVSLTFSDGKKTLKAMLARETGDTKHPKSALDAAGKRTDAEQPPLEGLKSPHLSALREKLFHSARLPERGPLDSLLHLKVSCCVSSFAKFSRSTGPFYGLGSSSIRKHKTSVFTQSLKEGAHEVDIFSP; encoded by the exons ATGCTCCGCCAACGCCACGAGCAATGCGAGAATTTATCGATGCAAGTCGAAGAGTTTATGTCTGAACTCGAGCTCCTCCAAAGCCTTAAAGCCGACAAG GAGAACATGCTATCAGTGCTTCTAACGCAGGCTGGTGTGTCGCCAGCGCTTTCGGGAACAGTGGTCGACCGAGCAACAGCAACATTGACCGCGCTGGAAACGGAG ATTCTCCAACAAGAGCAAGCATGTCAATTCTTACTTGATGCCGCCAAACGCGCAAGATTCCACGACGCGGCACTAAAGGAGG agATCGATGTGGTGGCACAAGAAATTCAAACATCGGAAGCTGTTTTGTTGtgcacagaagaagagagaagaac CTGTTCGAATATGACGGCCGAGCTTCTCCAAAAGCTGCAAGCAGAAATTGGCACGAAAGAACATGCACTGGAGGAGCTGGCCAAGTTGCAACGTCTTGTCGagcaaacgaaaacgaagaag GAAAAGCAGGAGGCACTTTCAGTCGACGTGCATGACAGATACAACAGG GAACACACAAAGAAAATCGAAGAAATAATGGCACCAAATTCCATTGTTAGAACAGCACTGGAGCAGCGCGAG GTGGCAGAGTGTGATGCGATGTTCCGAGCTGAGTCCATTCGGCTGCGCTCTGAGCTATCACAGAAGGTTGACGAAACTAGAAAAAAG TTatcggaagagaaagatgcCCTCCGGAAAGAAGATGAACATGTTGCCCACTTACGGGCAGAgttggagaggaagagtcTGCTGCCTTTCGCAGACAATGATGCTGAAGAAGGTGGACCAATCACGGTGTCTCTAACGTTCTCAGACGGCAAGAAAACACTAAAAG CGATGCTGGCCCGTGAGACTGGAGATACCAAGCATCCCAA GTCTGCGCTTGACGCAGCAGGGAAACGAAC TGACGCGGAGCAGCCCCCTTTGGAGGGACTCAAG TCACCACATCTATCTGCCCTGCGAGAGAAGCTATTCCATTCAGCCCGTTTGCCGGAAAGGGGTCCTCTGGACAGCCTGCTTCACCTGAAAGTGAGTTGTTGTGTC AGCTCCTTTGCGAAGTTCTCTAGAAGCACCGGCCCGTTTTATGGCCTCGGATCGTCTTCGATCAGGAAGCACAAGACATCTGTCTTCACACAATCATTAAAGGAAGGGGCTCACGAGGTTGATATTTTCTCGCCTTAG
- a CDS encoding putative brix domain-containing protein, translated as MGVKGLNLAVSRVAKTRRGKQVLKARGPQVHEPTKRLLVMKGNKASQSVQNMLADLRDLKKPDAVYLHSRNQKDFHPFEDVSTGEYLCQKNDCGTFCLGSSSKKRPNRLIFGRMFANELLDMYEFQVVHYMGSSSFAGVEKPRLGGRPLLLLQGAAFESTEVHRGLRNILADIFRGGASHAGAVAGEGSAKLYLKGIDRVVAITALERDGAEAHLSRKVHLQTGGSTATVEGAANAAVAATLPVPGAEKKDDLGSGSSLSDKTATGGKPLVCLRQYRLVMQRGEVGSKVPRVELVEVGPQIDMVLDRHRVAETSRWKRATKTRETTKAADSSTSAPKAEKNKKRKNVTTTTTGDVIGRVFVDKPDWKSLDAQKNVLLIKHNRKRQKLANANRGGGAEENA; from the exons ATGGGGGTAAAAGGTTTGAATTTGGCCGTCAGTCGCGTGGCCAAAACGCGCAGAGGCAAGCAGGTTTTGAAGGCTCGAGGACCACAAGTTCACGAACCCACGAAGCGACTTCTTGTGATGAAAGGGAACAAAGCCAGCCAGAGTGTTCAGAACATGCTAGCCGATCTCCGCGATTTGAAGAAGCCGGACGCCGTCTACCTCCATAGCCGCAACCAAAAAGACTTCCATCCGTTCGAAGATGTCTCCACGGGGGAGTATCTCTGCCAGAAAAACGACTGCGGCACGTTCTGTCTGGGTTCGAGCTCGAAGAAGCGACCGAACCGGCTTATCTTTGGGCGGATGTTCGCCAACGAACTGCTAGACATGTACGAATTCCAAGTCGTCCACTACATGGGATCCTCCTCCTTCGCAGGCGTCGAGAAGCCTCGACTGGGCGGCCGACCTCTGCTCCTGCTTCAGGGCGCGGCGTTCGAGTCGACTGAAGTTCACCGAGGGCTACGAAACATCCTCGCGGACATTTTCCGGGGCGGAGCCAGTCACGCCGGCGCGGTCGCCGGAGAAGGCTCCGCCAAACTCTATCTCAAGGGGATCGATCGCGTTGTCGCCATCACtgcgctggagagagacggcgcagaggcgcaCCTCAGCCGCAAAGTACACCTGCAGACTGGGGGCTCCACCGCGACCGTTGAAGGCGCCGCAaacgccgccgtcgccgccacGCTTCCTGTGCCGGgcgcggagaaaaaagacgatCTGGGCAGTGGGTCCAGTCTGTCAGATAAAACAGCGACGGGAGGCAAACCGCTCGTTTGTCTTCGACAGTACCGGCTGGTCATGCAGCGCGGCGAAGTTGGCAGCAAGGTTCCCAGAGTCGAACTCGTCGAAGTCGGGCCGCAAATCGACATGGT ACTTGATCGGCATCGTGTAGCAGAAACGAGCCGTTGGAAGCGCGCCACGAAGACTCGAGAAACGACGAAGGCAGCAGATTCGTCCACGTCTGCGCCCAAAGCtgagaagaacaagaagcggaagaacgTCACAACGACGACGACTGGAGACGTCATTGGCCGTGTCTTCGTTGACAAACCTGACTGGAAATCTCTCGACGCACAGAAGAACGTCCTGCTCATCAAACACAAtcggaaaaggcagaagctGGCAAACGCAAACCGCGGCGGGGGTGCTGAGGAGAACGCCTGA